The segment AACTCTCGAGCTTCATGCTTTTATTGATTTCTTTTATAATAGGGATAAGCATTTCTGTCTGTTTTGTAAATATCCTTTCGGCTTCATCGTGCGTTACACAATAAATTCGCCGCATGTTTTTATTCTTTGTGTTACTGTGTCTCATAATTCCCACCCCCTTTACTTAAAAAGTTTCATGGATAGATAACGCTCACCTGTATCAGGAAAGATTACAACTATAAGTTTTCCTTTGTTTTCATCCCTTTTAGCGACTTTTAGTGCAGCCCATGCTGCAGCTCCAGTAGAGATACCAACCAGTATGCCCTCTTCCTTAGCCAACCTTTGGGACATATTTATAGCATCCTCATCTTTGACCTGTATGATTTCATCAACTAAGTCTAATCTCAATACCTCTGGGACAAATCCCGCTCCTATACCCTGAATTTTATGTGGTCCTGGGCTTCCACCAGAAAGTACAGGTGAATTTGATGGCTCAACTGCAATTGCAAGAAATTCCGGCTTTCTGCTTTTTATTACCTCAGCTACACCTGTGATTGTCCCACCAGTTCCCACACCAGCTACCAAGATATCCACTTTACCATCTGTATCTCTCCAGATTTCCTCAGCAGTAGTCTTACGATGAATCTCAGGATTAGCAGGATTTTTAAACTGTTGAGGGATAAAGTATCTTGGATCTCTGGCAGCAAGATCCTCTGCTTTCTTGACTGCACCTTTCATTCCTTTTTCCCCTGGTGTTAGAATGAGTTCTGCACCAAATGCTTTGAGTAGTGCTCTTCGCTCAAGACTCATAGTATCAGGCATAGTAAGACATAATTTATAGCCTTTAGTAGCGCATACGAAGGCTAATGCTATTCCTGTATTTCCACTGGTAGGTTCAAGTATAATAGTATCTTCTTTTATTAGGTCTTCTCTTTCAGCTGCTTCAATCATTGATAGACCAATCCTGTCTTTCACTGAAGCCAGTGGGTTAGATAACTCCAACTTCGCTACAACTTCTGCCTCTATACCCTTGGTTATTCTATTTAGTCTCACCAAAGGTGTGTTTCCAATTAACCTTGTAACATTATCGAATATCTTAGACATATCTCCCTCCTTTCATTTTTATCCCTCTTTGTTATTAGTATATTCTCTTTATTTAAAAATAAATCTTATAGATACTTTCCTTAATGAATATGATGGGTCTTAATTTTTTCCTTAATTATCTTTGCAGGTGGTAAATATCTTTTTAACATTAAAGAAAGAGTTATAACTGTTACATCACTCATAGCCATTGCTAATCCTGCAAATTCAGGTCTAAAAGTAATTCCAGTAAATGGGTATAATAATCCTGCTGCTACAGGAATTAATGCAGTATTATAAGCAAATGCCCAAAATAGATTCCATTTGATTCTTGACATAACCTTATTACTTAATTGCACTGCTGCAACAGCATCCATAAGATCATCTTTTATAAGTACTAT is part of the Actinomycetota bacterium genome and harbors:
- the cysK gene encoding cysteine synthase A, producing the protein MSKIFDNVTRLIGNTPLVRLNRITKGIEAEVVAKLELSNPLASVKDRIGLSMIEAAEREDLIKEDTIILEPTSGNTGIALAFVCATKGYKLCLTMPDTMSLERRALLKAFGAELILTPGEKGMKGAVKKAEDLAARDPRYFIPQQFKNPANPEIHRKTTAEEIWRDTDGKVDILVAGVGTGGTITGVAEVIKSRKPEFLAIAVEPSNSPVLSGGSPGPHKIQGIGAGFVPEVLRLDLVDEIIQVKDEDAINMSQRLAKEEGILVGISTGAAAWAALKVAKRDENKGKLIVVIFPDTGERYLSMKLFK